The Ahaetulla prasina isolate Xishuangbanna chromosome 5, ASM2864084v1, whole genome shotgun sequence genomic sequence TCTATTCTCATAAGATTCCTTTGAGAGAATGCAGATGTTGCAGTTGCTGACATGTCAAGATATTCCTTTCCACAGGGTTAATTTGTCTAATTAAATGATATGTTGGCACTTGACATTGCTTCCAATTGTTGAAATTCTGTAAGCCATATATCTGTTGgaagatttttaattttgaggGAGAAAGCTGACATACCATTGTAATTACTTGACAATTAATTGATCTGAACTTAATTTGCAATTCCAGCAGTGTTCAGGATGTTGGTATCCTATGTATTTCAATGTGAAGCTTAAGCATGCGCTTAATTTTGCTACTAAAACTAATAGAAACTTAAAATGTATAACTTCTGTACAATTATGTTAGTGCTTGCCAGGTATTTAGTAGatgccatttttattattttttcttttattatgcagCCATAATTATTGGGCCTGATGGCCATCCTTTGACTGTCTACCCTTGTATGATTTGTGGAAAGAAATTTAAATCCAGAGGCTTCTTGAAAAGACACATGAAAAATCACCCAGAGCACCTTCTTGCTAAGAAAAAATATCGATGCACTGATTGTGATTACACTACAAATAAAAAGTTAAGTCTGCATAATCACCTTGAGAGCCACAAGCTTACTACCAAGACTGAAAAACTAATTGAATGTGAtgaatgtgggaaaagtttctcTCATGCAGGAGCTTTGTTTACACATAAGATGGTGCACAGGGACAAAGCAGCAAATAAAATGCACAAGTGCAAATTCTGTGAGTATGAAACAGCAGAACAGGGATTACTGAATCGTCACCTTCTAGCTGTACACAGCAAAAACTTTCCTCATATTTGTGTGGAATGTGGAAAAGGATTTCGGCATCCATCAGAGCTCAAGAAACATATGCGAATCCATACTGGTGAAAAGCCCTATCAATGCCAATATTGTGAGTATAGATCTGCTGACTCTTCTAATCTGAAAACTCATGTAAAGACTAGGCATAGTAAAGAAATGCCATTCAAGTGTGACatttgttttcaaatattttctgataCCAAAGAGCTACAACAGCACATTCTTATGCATCAAGAAAGCAAAACACACCAGTGTCTGCACTGTGATCACAAAAGCTCAAACTCAAGTGATTTAAAAAGACATATCATTTCCGTTCACACAAAGGACTATCCCCACAAGTGTGACATGTGTGATAAAGGCTTTCATAGGCCTTCAGAACTGAAAAAACATGTTGCAGTGCACAAAGGGAAAAAGCTGCACCAGTGCAGACATTGTGACTTTAAAATAGCAGATCCATTTGTTCTGAGTCGTCATATTCTCTCAGTTCACACAAAAGATCTTCCGTTCAGATGCAAGCGGTGTAAAAAAGGATTCAAGCTGCAAATGGAACTCAAAAAACACATGAAAACACATAGTGGTAGAAAAGTTTATCAGTGTGAGTACTGTGAATATAGCACTACAGATGCCTCGGGTTTCAAGAGGCATGTTATTTCCATTCATACAAAAGACTATCCTCACCGTTGTGAATTCTGTAAAAAAGGCTTTCGAAGGCCTTCAGAGAAGAATCAACACATTCTGCGGCATCATAAAGACATTGGGTTACCATGAAGATTCAAAGATAGGAATTTGGGAAGGGTGTAAAAGATTTGCTTTTTAGGCAGTCATTGTATTTTAAAGCAGATCTTACAAATGAAATACTGTGCATTTGATTTAGTGCTGTACATAGATAGGAATATTGCTTCTAGTTgacttttatatattttgttcatTAGTGTGTTCTGAATTATCTTTCGTTTGTTTAATAAATGAGAAAAGATGGCAACAATAAAGTTGCGTTTAATAAAGTAAACTCTGTCTTATACTGAATTTTTCAATTACATTAATTCTCTAAAATGTTTGCCTGCCATGCCAATTCAGTTTTAACATAAATTTCTAATTTGCTCAAAGATGTCATATAGAGGGCTGTTCAAAAATCAGAGCAGAATTAATGTCAAAATACTGCATTGTACAATAGGATACACTTGATTGTCCCATTGATATTTAAGGAACTTACTACATGCTATTCATTTGAGTGGTTATTTAACTTTTTTCCAATACTGAAGTTATTTCTTTATAGTATTGAATACTTCCATAATGTAAGAAATACATTGGTTGCGGGGAGCATTTATTTTCAATAGGgtgaattttaaagaaaaacttgaGGCACTTGTTCATTAAGTATTCATTATCTGCTTCTCTGCTTTTTTGTTCTGTATTGCAAATGTAATTGTATTTTTGAAACATATTGTTTCAGTTGTTGACAACAACTAGGTTTATTCCAAATTAAATGCAGTTTTATTACAAGACTCTTAACTGTATGGAATTTTTGGTTTGGTCTCATTTTTATCTACCTGGATCTTTGGACAGCTTTCAAAGATAAACGATCTGGAGGGAGAACAGGTGGAGGAATAAATAATAGAAGCAGGTCATTTTTaggaaacatttattttcttccagtttaaaaatgtttcttttttattcttttagggACACAGAATTTtccttaccaaaataatttcaggAGGAAGGAATTAGACCTTCATGCCTATAGCTATTAAGCAGTAACTTTTTAATTATCCCATTATTTCTGtccatttatatacatttatggATATATGTTGAATGACCACTGTATGCTTTAAAATTATTGCTAAGTTAAAGCTGCTTCAGTCTATTTCACAGTAAATGTTTCATTAGTTTATAATAAAGCATGCTGGAAACTTGATGAATAAAACATTTCACATTTCAAGTGAAATCaaagctaatttttaaaaatgtgatattCTGACTATGTTCTCTTAGCTTGCTTTTTCTCATCTGTCCCTCCCTAACTTTGATTCTTAGAATACATTGATCAAATGTATTGAAAGTGAACAAAAGTTTATGCAGTTTTGCCTCATGCTTTCCCatgtctccttcctcctttcctttcatcaGAAACATAAGGATTCCAAGTCATCAGTTTTATACCATATATTACATTGTCAGAGATTATAATGTAGCTTGATATTCCCTGGGTGattcattttaatataaaattagaaTTATAATACAAATAGTTGTGATGCAAACAAAAAAGCTTAATGTTAACATCTTATTTTGTATGACTTGTAAGATGTATGTGGAATTATGTTTGTTTCTGACTTTTTAATGTGTATGAACTGTTGCATGTTCACCAAATTCTTAGAAAATATTGGTAAAAATTATTACTGTCGAGCAAGCTATTGAGCTCTAAATCACACAGCTACAGTGTGCACATTATACTGTCATAAATTAAGTGGAACATGTAAAATTGTATGGAACCATTTAAAACTTTTGCATTGTGGTAATAACTATTGCAGGGTTGAGGTCTAAAAGCACCTCAGTTTATTAAAGCAAGTGTTTTCAAGATCCAGCAGTTATCCATGGAATATAGgtgtctcattttttttattgaagtccTACATAGATTCCTTTGCACACAAATAATTTTCAAGCTATTAAGATCTATTAACTTTTGTCATATTCAGAGGTATTATCAGAAGTATTACCATactggaatattttttaaaaatttgaagacATAAGAAATTTGGCTACTTCCTATTTCACTAATACCACCTGgaattataaatacatacattgaAGCATAATTTTGGCAATGTAGAAAAAGCAATTAAGAATTTATCAGTTGAGTGGATTTTGCACAATGTGGCTGtagaaaaagcaaatgaaaactaGTTATTGTTAATATACTGACATTAGTTATAAACTAGTTTTATTTGATTAGCAAACGCTATAAAATTGATGTTGAAGTTTCATGTTTTAAAACGGTACATTAAAAAGATGTAATATAAATAATTGTTCTGTAAAATGCTTGTTAAGTACTTGATGTCCTTCCCTTTTGTACActatgtaaaaattaaaaaacaaattacaTAGACTCATATATAGGGATGTGTGACGTAATGTGTACTTGataatgtgaaaaaataaaaatcaaattattttcctGTTAATTATATGTTTCATTTGCTACATCACTGCTTTCATCAATACTTGACACTACtttagcaaattttaaaatgCAGTTGTATAATTACTTCCATGGAGTAATGAGAGATG encodes the following:
- the ZFX gene encoding zinc finger X-chromosomal protein isoform X4, coding for MDEDGLELQPHDPHAFFDQTVDDAVKTEADNSVDLKSESESDPCKMDGICPEVIKVYIFKADPGEDDIGGTVDIMESESENDHGETLINQNSSVRIPREKMVYMTVNDSQHEDEDLNVAEIADEVYMEVIVGEEDAATTHEQQIDDSEIKSFMPIAWAAAYGNNDAVENRNGTASALLHIDESSGLGRLTKQKPKKRRRLESRQYQTAIIIGPDGHPLTVYPCMICGKKFKSRGFLKRHMKNHPEHLLAKKKYRCTDCDYTTNKKLSLHNHLESHKLTTKTEKLIECDECGKSFSHAGALFTHKMVHRDKAANKMHKCKFCEYETAEQGLLNRHLLAVHSKNFPHICVECGKGFRHPSELKKHMRIHTGEKPYQCQYCEYRSADSSNLKTHVKTRHSKEMPFKCDICFQIFSDTKELQQHILMHQESKTHQCLHCDHKSSNSSDLKRHIISVHTKDYPHKCDMCDKGFHRPSELKKHVAVHKGKKLHQCRHCDFKIADPFVLSRHILSVHTKDLPFRCKRCKKGFKLQMELKKHMKTHSGRKVYQCEYCEYSTTDASGFKRHVISIHTKDYPHRCEFCKKGFRRPSEKNQHILRHHKDIGLP
- the ZFX gene encoding zinc finger X-chromosomal protein isoform X2; this encodes MDEDGLELQPHDPHAFFDQTDSVVIQDVIEDVVIEDVQCPDIMEDTDVSETVIIPEPVLDTDVTEEVSLSHCSVPEDVLASEITASAMAISEHVLTNESIHVPDIEHMEHVHDHNNVVEAEIVTDSLGEDVVSEVLVADCASEAVIDASGISVEHNDEKNNCEDYLMISLDDAVKTEADNSVDLKSESESDPCKMDGICPEVIKVYIFKADPGEDDIGGTVDIMESESENDHGETLINQNSSVRIPREKMVYMTVNDSQHEDEDLNVAEIADEVYMEVIVGEEDAATTHEQQIDDSEIKSFMPIAWAAAYGNNDAVENRNGTASALLHIDESSGLGRLTKQKPKKRRRLESRQYQTAIIIGPDGHPLTVYPCMICGKKFKSRGFLKRHMKNHPEHLLAKKKYRCTDCDYTTNKKLSLHNHLESHKLTTKTEKLIECDECGKSFSHAGALFTHKMVHRDKAANKMHKCKFCEYETAEQGLLNRHLLAVHSKNFPHICVECGKGFRHPSELKKHMRIHTGEKPYQCQYCEYRSADSSNLKTHVKTRHSKEMPFKCDICFQIFSDTKELQQHILMHQESKTHQCLHCDHKSSNSSDLKRHIISVHTKDYPHKCDMCDKGFHRPSELKKHVAVHKGKKLHQCRHCDFKIADPFVLSRHILSVHTKDLPFRCKRCKKGFKLQMELKKHMKTHSGRKVYQCEYCEYSTTDASGFKRHVISIHTKDYPHRCEFCKKGFRRPSEKNQHILRHHKDIGLP
- the ZFX gene encoding zinc finger X-chromosomal protein isoform X1; amino-acid sequence: MDEDGLELQPHDPHAFFDQTGADETHLNGDEIVVEIQETVYVSDVEDSDIAVHNFVSDDPDSVVIQDVIEDVVIEDVQCPDIMEDTDVSETVIIPEPVLDTDVTEEVSLSHCSVPEDVLASEITASAMAISEHVLTNESIHVPDIEHMEHVHDHNNVVEAEIVTDSLGEDVVSEVLVADCASEAVIDASGISVEHNDEKNNCEDYLMISLDDAVKTEADNSVDLKSESESDPCKMDGICPEVIKVYIFKADPGEDDIGGTVDIMESESENDHGETLINQNSSVRIPREKMVYMTVNDSQHEDEDLNVAEIADEVYMEVIVGEEDAATTHEQQIDDSEIKSFMPIAWAAAYGNNDAVENRNGTASALLHIDESSGLGRLTKQKPKKRRRLESRQYQTAIIIGPDGHPLTVYPCMICGKKFKSRGFLKRHMKNHPEHLLAKKKYRCTDCDYTTNKKLSLHNHLESHKLTTKTEKLIECDECGKSFSHAGALFTHKMVHRDKAANKMHKCKFCEYETAEQGLLNRHLLAVHSKNFPHICVECGKGFRHPSELKKHMRIHTGEKPYQCQYCEYRSADSSNLKTHVKTRHSKEMPFKCDICFQIFSDTKELQQHILMHQESKTHQCLHCDHKSSNSSDLKRHIISVHTKDYPHKCDMCDKGFHRPSELKKHVAVHKGKKLHQCRHCDFKIADPFVLSRHILSVHTKDLPFRCKRCKKGFKLQMELKKHMKTHSGRKVYQCEYCEYSTTDASGFKRHVISIHTKDYPHRCEFCKKGFRRPSEKNQHILRHHKDIGLP
- the ZFX gene encoding zinc finger X-chromosomal protein isoform X3; translated protein: MDEDGLELQPHDPHAFFDQTGADETHLNGDEIVVEIQETVYVSDVEDSDIAVHNFVSDDPDSVVIQDVIEDVVIEDVQCPDIMEDTDVSETVIIPEPVLDTDVTEEVSLSHCSVPEDVLASEITASAMAISEHVLTNESIHVPDIEHMEHVHDHNNVVEAEIVTDSLGEDVVSEVLVADCASEAVIDASGISVEHNDEKNNCEDYLMISLDDAVKTEADNSVDLKSESESDPCKMDGICPEVIKVYIFKADPGEDDIGGTVDIMESESENDHGETLINQNSSVRIPREKMVYMTVNDSQHEDEDLNVAEIADEVYMEVIVGEEDAATTHEQQIDDSEIKSFMPIAWAAAYAIIIGPDGHPLTVYPCMICGKKFKSRGFLKRHMKNHPEHLLAKKKYRCTDCDYTTNKKLSLHNHLESHKLTTKTEKLIECDECGKSFSHAGALFTHKMVHRDKAANKMHKCKFCEYETAEQGLLNRHLLAVHSKNFPHICVECGKGFRHPSELKKHMRIHTGEKPYQCQYCEYRSADSSNLKTHVKTRHSKEMPFKCDICFQIFSDTKELQQHILMHQESKTHQCLHCDHKSSNSSDLKRHIISVHTKDYPHKCDMCDKGFHRPSELKKHVAVHKGKKLHQCRHCDFKIADPFVLSRHILSVHTKDLPFRCKRCKKGFKLQMELKKHMKTHSGRKVYQCEYCEYSTTDASGFKRHVISIHTKDYPHRCEFCKKGFRRPSEKNQHILRHHKDIGLP